Below is a window of Longimicrobiales bacterium DNA.
ACCGGCCTCGTACATGAGGCGTACCTGCGCCTCGTACAGTCCGCCCGCGCATCCTTTCAGAACCGCGATCATTTCCTGGCCATTTCCTCGCGCGTGATGCGGAATGTGCTCGTGGACCACGCGCGCGCACGTACCGCAGCCAAGCGCGGCGGCGGCGTCGTGCTCGAGGAGCTGCACGAGGAGACGTGGGTCGCGGACGTGGATCTCGATCGGGTGGCGGAGCTCAACGAAGCGCTGATCCGGCTCGAGCAGCTGGATGAACGGCAGGCACAGATGGTCGAGCAGCGATACTTCGGCGGTCTCACACTCGAGGAGATTGCCGGCGCGATGAATCTCTCGCTCGCGACCGTCAAGCGCGACCTGCGATCGGCCCGTGCCTGGCTCGCCGTGGAGCTGCGTCGCGAATGACATCCGACCGTGAACTGTGGCAGCGAGCCAGGTCCGTCTTCGACGAGCTGGTCGAGCTGGAGCCCGGTCCGCGAGCCGCGCGTCTGGCGGAGATCGGTCGCACCGACCCCGTACTTCGTGACGAGGTGGAACGCCTTCTGAGCGCGGACCGGGACGCAGAGGCCGCGTTGCAGGAGTACAGTTTCGGGTCGACGGCCGGAACGCCCGGCCCGGCCTCCCTCGACCCACTCGGCATCACGGGCCAGACGGTTGCGCACTTCCGCATCAGAGAATTTGTGGCGGCTGGCGGAATGGGAGTGGTGTACAGCGCAGAAGACCTTACGCTCGGCCGCACCGTCGCGCTCAAGTTCCCGCTGCCACACCAGCAGCTGGCGCGCGAGGTGAAG
It encodes the following:
- a CDS encoding ECF-type sigma factor, with amino-acid sequence MGDPPAGSGTGGQGSVDRVLPDLYTELRVLAHQRLRGSPSDRSLNTTGLVHEAYLRLVQSARASFQNRDHFLAISSRVMRNVLVDHARARTAAKRGGGVVLEELHEETWVADVDLDRVAELNEALIRLEQLDERQAQMVEQRYFGGLTLEEIAGAMNLSLATVKRDLRSARAWLAVELRRE